The proteins below are encoded in one region of Micromonospora sp. DSM 45708:
- a CDS encoding type I restriction-modification system subunit M, giving the protein MTERYARVSATPRDTLAIPLSLSELEQYLARAADLLRGSIDQADFKAYIFPLMFFKRISDVYTEEYERALAESGGDHEYASFPENHRFGIPTGSLWEDVRARTENIGQALVSAFRAIEKVNPDVLYGIFGGAAWTNKDKLPDAKLRDLIEHFSTRTLSNAVVAPDVFGQAYEYLIKRFADQSNKKAGEYYTPRPVVRLLVDILDPQEGETVYDPACGTGGMLIEVIEHVKRQGGRPQTLWGKLFGQEKVLATSGLAKMNLLLHGVQDFKIEHEDTLRAPAFFDGGRLTRFDCVIANPPFSLKNWGDVAWGTDPWGRNRLGGVPPKGYADWAWVQHMIESAAPGTGRVAVVLPQGALFRQGAEGRIREFVLKADLVEAVIGLAPNLFYGTGLAASVLILRRRKVEERAGRVLFVNGEKLFRRGRNQNTLEPEHADTLLRTVQAFADAPGLAAVATLDDIKVNGFNLNIPLYVTPVDDGEQHTLEQALADLEAAHAAARETRAALEAELAKWGLGPAEVTA; this is encoded by the coding sequence ATGACCGAGCGTTATGCGCGGGTTTCCGCGACACCTCGTGACACGCTCGCCATCCCACTCAGCCTCTCCGAGTTGGAGCAGTACCTGGCCCGAGCCGCCGACCTGTTGCGCGGCAGCATCGACCAGGCGGATTTCAAGGCGTACATCTTCCCGCTGATGTTCTTCAAGCGGATCAGCGACGTCTACACCGAGGAGTACGAGCGGGCCCTGGCGGAGTCGGGCGGTGATCACGAGTACGCGTCGTTTCCCGAGAACCACCGCTTCGGCATCCCGACCGGCAGTCTCTGGGAGGACGTGCGCGCCCGCACCGAGAACATCGGGCAGGCCCTGGTGAGCGCGTTCCGGGCGATAGAGAAGGTCAACCCGGACGTGCTGTACGGCATCTTCGGCGGCGCCGCCTGGACGAACAAGGACAAGCTGCCCGATGCCAAACTGCGCGACCTCATCGAGCACTTCTCCACTCGCACGCTGAGCAATGCCGTCGTCGCGCCGGACGTGTTCGGGCAGGCGTACGAGTATCTCATCAAGCGGTTCGCGGACCAGTCCAACAAGAAGGCCGGCGAGTACTACACCCCGCGCCCCGTGGTGCGACTGCTCGTCGACATCCTCGACCCGCAGGAAGGCGAGACGGTCTACGACCCGGCCTGCGGCACGGGCGGCATGCTTATCGAGGTCATCGAGCACGTGAAGCGCCAGGGCGGCCGACCGCAGACGCTCTGGGGCAAACTCTTCGGCCAGGAGAAGGTGCTCGCCACCTCTGGCCTCGCCAAGATGAACCTGCTCCTGCACGGCGTCCAGGATTTCAAGATCGAGCACGAGGACACGCTGCGCGCGCCGGCCTTCTTCGACGGCGGTCGCCTCACCCGGTTCGACTGCGTCATCGCCAACCCGCCGTTCTCGCTCAAGAACTGGGGCGACGTGGCGTGGGGCACCGACCCGTGGGGCCGCAACCGGCTCGGGGGCGTGCCGCCCAAGGGGTACGCCGACTGGGCATGGGTCCAGCACATGATCGAATCCGCGGCGCCCGGCACCGGCCGGGTGGCCGTCGTCCTCCCGCAGGGTGCGCTGTTCCGCCAAGGCGCCGAGGGCCGCATCCGCGAGTTCGTGCTGAAGGCCGACCTGGTCGAGGCCGTGATCGGCCTCGCGCCGAACCTCTTCTACGGCACCGGCTTAGCCGCGTCCGTGCTGATCCTGCGTCGGCGGAAGGTCGAGGAGCGCGCGGGCCGGGTGCTGTTCGTCAACGGTGAGAAACTGTTCCGGCGCGGCCGTAACCAGAACACGCTCGAACCCGAGCACGCCGACACGCTGCTGCGGACCGTCCAGGCGTTCGCTGACGCGCCCGGCCTGGCGGCGGTCGCCACGCTCGACGACATCAAGGTCAACGGCTTCAACCTCAACATCCCGCTGTACGTCACGCCCGTCGACGACGGCGAACAGCACACGCTGGAGCAGGCCCTGGCCGACCTCGAAGCGGCTCACGCCGCCGCCCGCGAGACGCGCGCCGCGCTGGAGGCCGAACTGGCCAAGTGGGGCCTTGGGCCTGCGGAGGTGACGGCATGA
- a CDS encoding DUF397 domain-containing protein, protein MADLTRAQWRKSTRSGSNGGECVEVADNLPGLVAVRDSKDSAGPVLTFTPAAWTTFTAQTKHTR, encoded by the coding sequence ATGGCTGATCTGACCAGAGCGCAGTGGCGCAAGAGCACCCGCAGCGGCAGCAACGGCGGAGAGTGTGTCGAGGTAGCCGACAACCTGCCCGGCCTGGTCGCCGTACGCGACAGCAAGGATTCGGCGGGTCCGGTCCTCACCTTCACCCCCGCCGCCTGGACCACCTTCACCGCCCAGACCAAGCACACCCGCTGA
- a CDS encoding type I restriction endonuclease subunit R — translation MPVTFNEANSVRDFVSDLVASRDVQFVSGKQLPRREDEVLLEGPLKAALIRLNPAIEADPRRADEVIYQLRAIILAARRTPNPVVANEQFAAWLTGQKSMPFGPAGEHVTVRLIDFDNLDPSVNQWIVSTEVTYRVGRVERRFDLVLWCNGFPLVVGEAKSPVRPAYSWIDAAAQIDEDYEVNVPAFFVPNVFSFATEGKDFRYGSVGMPVGLWGPWREETDDDAPARSGLAVVREAVEGVLSPVAVLDFLRFFTVFATDKKHRKIKIIARFQQFQATNLIVERVLHGRIKQGLIWHFQGSGKSLLMVFTAQKLRATAGLTNPTVIIVVDRIDLDAQITGTFNASDVPNLVSTNSRRELQDLLSTGARKVIITTVHKFGEAPGVLDARDNIIVMVDEAHRSQEGDYGRKMREALPNAFLFGLTGTPINRRDRNTFMWFGSTKDEGGYLSRYSFQDSIRDGATLPLHFEPRLSEIHLDEAAIDAAFAELAEQHQLTEADKSTLSRRAASLESLIKSPGRVRRIAEDIAEHFRAKVEPQGFKAQVVVYDKETCVAYKAELDEILGPEASTVVMSRTARDPEAWKDYTPDREELERITARFNDPADPLKIIIVTAKLLVGFDAPILYAQYVDKPLKEHNLLQAITRTNRVYPPSKTHGLIVDYLGIFDNVAKAFAFDEKSVQQVISNIDVLKNQLRPAVEAALAFFPGVDRTVGGYEGLISAQNALSSDEARDAFGAAYSVVAQLWETLSPDPIVSPYATDYRWLTDVYESVRPSDIAGRLVWHTLGAKTLELINEHVTVEVPRSDLDTIVLDAQVIEDLMTGRRPDVDPVEVEKWITARIAKHKGNPAFVELGKRLAALREKYAHAQQASLDFLKELFALARDTVAAEKAAAQIPREEQGKAALTELFQSLKGNGTPVIAEKVVEEVDEVVRAVRFEGWQDTRDGDRLVQQSLRKALYIKFKIRDNDVYERALGYIREYY, via the coding sequence GTGCCAGTGACTTTCAATGAGGCGAACTCAGTCCGAGACTTCGTTAGTGATCTTGTCGCGTCTCGTGACGTCCAGTTCGTGTCCGGTAAGCAGTTGCCGCGCCGGGAGGACGAAGTCCTGCTGGAGGGGCCGCTCAAAGCGGCCCTGATCCGCCTGAACCCGGCCATCGAGGCCGACCCCCGGCGGGCCGACGAGGTCATCTACCAACTGCGCGCGATCATTCTGGCCGCTCGCCGTACGCCGAACCCGGTTGTCGCCAACGAGCAGTTCGCCGCCTGGTTGACCGGGCAGAAGTCGATGCCGTTCGGCCCGGCCGGCGAGCACGTCACGGTCCGGCTCATCGACTTCGATAACCTGGACCCAAGCGTCAACCAGTGGATTGTCTCGACGGAGGTGACCTACCGGGTTGGGCGGGTCGAGCGCCGCTTCGACCTGGTGCTGTGGTGCAACGGGTTCCCGCTGGTAGTCGGCGAGGCGAAGTCGCCGGTTCGGCCGGCGTACTCCTGGATCGACGCGGCGGCGCAGATCGACGAGGACTACGAGGTCAACGTACCGGCGTTCTTCGTGCCGAACGTGTTCAGCTTCGCCACCGAGGGCAAGGACTTCCGGTACGGCTCGGTCGGCATGCCGGTCGGCCTCTGGGGTCCGTGGCGGGAGGAGACAGACGACGACGCCCCGGCGCGGTCCGGCCTGGCGGTGGTGCGCGAGGCGGTCGAGGGTGTGCTGTCGCCAGTGGCGGTGTTGGACTTCCTGCGGTTCTTCACGGTGTTCGCCACCGACAAGAAGCACCGCAAGATAAAGATCATTGCGCGGTTCCAGCAGTTCCAGGCGACGAACCTGATTGTCGAGCGGGTGCTGCACGGGCGGATCAAGCAGGGTCTGATCTGGCACTTTCAGGGTTCGGGCAAGTCGTTGCTCATGGTGTTCACCGCCCAGAAGTTGCGCGCCACGGCGGGGCTGACGAACCCCACCGTGATCATCGTGGTGGACCGGATCGACCTGGACGCCCAGATCACCGGCACGTTCAACGCCTCGGACGTGCCGAACCTCGTCTCGACCAATAGCCGCCGGGAGCTTCAGGATCTGCTCAGCACCGGTGCGCGGAAGGTCATCATCACCACGGTCCACAAGTTCGGCGAGGCGCCGGGCGTGCTGGACGCCCGCGACAACATCATCGTCATGGTCGACGAGGCTCACCGTTCTCAGGAGGGCGACTACGGTCGCAAGATGCGCGAGGCGCTGCCGAACGCATTCCTGTTCGGCCTGACCGGTACTCCGATCAACCGCCGGGACCGCAACACGTTCATGTGGTTTGGGTCCACAAAGGATGAAGGTGGCTACCTGTCGCGGTATTCGTTCCAGGATTCGATCCGGGACGGGGCGACGCTGCCGCTGCACTTCGAGCCGCGTCTGTCAGAGATTCACCTCGACGAGGCGGCCATTGACGCCGCCTTCGCGGAGTTGGCTGAGCAGCACCAGCTCACCGAGGCCGACAAGTCGACGTTGTCCAGGCGGGCCGCCTCCCTGGAGTCGCTGATCAAGTCTCCCGGGCGGGTCCGCAGGATCGCCGAGGACATCGCCGAGCACTTCCGGGCGAAGGTCGAACCGCAGGGTTTCAAGGCGCAGGTGGTCGTCTACGACAAGGAGACCTGCGTCGCCTACAAGGCGGAACTCGACGAGATCCTCGGTCCCGAGGCCTCCACGGTCGTGATGAGCCGCACCGCCCGCGACCCGGAGGCGTGGAAGGACTACACGCCCGACCGGGAGGAGTTGGAGCGCATCACTGCCCGGTTCAACGACCCGGCCGACCCCCTGAAGATCATCATCGTGACGGCGAAGCTGCTCGTGGGCTTCGACGCGCCCATTCTCTACGCGCAGTACGTCGACAAGCCGCTCAAGGAGCACAACCTGCTCCAGGCGATCACCCGCACCAACCGCGTCTACCCGCCGAGCAAGACGCACGGCCTGATCGTCGACTACCTGGGCATCTTCGACAACGTCGCCAAGGCGTTCGCCTTCGACGAGAAGAGCGTCCAGCAGGTCATCAGCAACATCGACGTGCTGAAGAATCAGCTCCGCCCGGCCGTCGAGGCAGCCTTGGCCTTTTTCCCCGGCGTCGACCGGACCGTGGGCGGCTATGAAGGGCTCATTTCCGCGCAGAACGCGCTCAGCAGCGACGAGGCCCGCGATGCCTTCGGCGCGGCCTACAGCGTCGTGGCCCAACTCTGGGAGACACTCAGCCCGGACCCGATCGTCTCGCCCTACGCCACCGACTACCGGTGGCTCACCGACGTGTACGAGTCGGTGCGGCCCTCGGACATCGCCGGCCGGCTGGTCTGGCACACCCTCGGCGCCAAGACGCTGGAACTCATCAACGAACACGTCACCGTCGAGGTGCCCCGCAGCGATCTCGACACGATCGTGCTCGACGCCCAGGTGATCGAGGACCTCATGACCGGCCGGCGGCCGGACGTCGACCCGGTCGAGGTCGAAAAGTGGATTACCGCCCGTATCGCCAAGCACAAGGGCAACCCGGCCTTCGTCGAACTCGGCAAGCGGCTCGCCGCGCTGCGGGAGAAGTACGCGCACGCGCAGCAGGCCAGCCTGGACTTCCTCAAGGAGTTGTTCGCCCTTGCCCGGGACACCGTGGCCGCGGAGAAGGCCGCCGCGCAGATCCCCCGCGAGGAGCAGGGCAAGGCGGCGCTCACCGAGCTGTTCCAGTCGCTCAAGGGCAACGGAACGCCGGTCATCGCCGAGAAGGTCGTCGAGGAGGTGGACGAGGTCGTGCGGGCGGTGCGCTTCGAAGGCTGGCAGGACACCCGCGACGGCGACCGTCTGGTCCAGCAGTCCCTGCGCAAGGCGCTCTACATCAAGTTCAAAATCCGCGACAACGACGTGTACGAGCGCGCCCTCGGCTACATCCGCGAGTACTACTGA
- a CDS encoding type I restriction-modification system subunit M encodes MSTRITQRELESYLWGAAVRLRGLIDAGDYKQYIFPLVFLKRLSDVYDEERAAALAAYGEEELADLPENHRFAIPEGAHWQDIRDVASDVGAAVAAAMRAIEAANPDTLPGVFGDGEWGNKSLLPDRTVKELIEHFSTKTLSVANLPEDELGQGYEYLIKKFADDSGHTAQEFYTNRTLVHLMTMMLKPEPGESVYDPTCGTGGMLISTAAELRRQGKEWRNLRLYGQELNYGTSAIARMNLFLHGIVDGDIAHGDTLTKPAFLDGDRLRTFDVVLANPPYSIKAWNRTAFTNDPYGRNMWGVPPQGRADYAFFQHIAASLDPESGRAAILLPHGVLFRRDELAMRSGLVKSDLVECVLGLGEGLFYNSPMPAAVVILRARKPVDRKGKVLFIDARTEVAREQSQSFLRGRHQQKILAAYEGFEEQDGFAAVATLDEIGDKGNSLAIPLYVSRNGVDESAEAVGVIDAIDAWRASAAEADRAIGDVLAMLRQEVAK; translated from the coding sequence ATGAGCACGCGCATCACCCAGCGCGAGTTGGAGTCCTACCTGTGGGGAGCCGCCGTCCGGCTGCGCGGCCTCATCGATGCCGGCGACTACAAGCAGTACATCTTCCCGCTGGTCTTCCTCAAGCGGCTCTCCGACGTGTACGACGAGGAACGCGCCGCCGCGCTGGCCGCCTACGGTGAGGAAGAGCTGGCCGACCTGCCGGAGAACCATCGCTTCGCCATCCCCGAGGGTGCCCACTGGCAGGATATCCGCGACGTCGCCAGCGACGTCGGCGCGGCGGTCGCAGCGGCCATGCGAGCGATCGAGGCGGCCAACCCGGACACGCTGCCCGGCGTGTTCGGCGACGGCGAGTGGGGCAACAAGAGCCTGCTGCCCGACCGGACCGTCAAGGAACTCATCGAGCACTTCTCCACCAAGACGCTCTCGGTGGCGAACCTGCCCGAGGACGAACTCGGTCAGGGGTACGAGTATCTGATCAAGAAGTTCGCTGACGACTCCGGCCACACCGCCCAGGAGTTCTACACCAACCGCACGCTCGTGCACCTGATGACGATGATGCTCAAGCCCGAACCGGGGGAGTCGGTCTACGACCCGACCTGCGGCACCGGAGGCATGCTCATCTCCACCGCCGCCGAGCTGCGCCGGCAGGGCAAGGAGTGGCGCAACCTGCGCCTGTACGGGCAGGAACTCAACTACGGGACGTCGGCCATCGCCCGGATGAACCTGTTCCTGCACGGCATCGTCGACGGCGACATCGCGCACGGCGACACGCTCACCAAGCCCGCCTTCCTCGACGGTGATCGGCTGCGCACGTTCGACGTGGTGCTCGCCAACCCGCCGTACTCCATCAAGGCCTGGAACCGGACCGCGTTCACCAACGACCCGTACGGCCGCAACATGTGGGGAGTGCCGCCGCAGGGGCGTGCTGACTACGCGTTCTTCCAACACATCGCGGCCAGCCTGGACCCCGAGTCCGGCCGGGCCGCGATTCTGCTCCCGCATGGCGTCCTGTTCCGGCGGGACGAGCTTGCGATGCGGTCTGGGCTGGTCAAATCCGACCTCGTGGAGTGTGTGCTGGGGCTGGGAGAAGGCCTGTTCTACAACTCACCCATGCCGGCGGCTGTGGTGATCCTGCGAGCACGCAAGCCGGTCGACAGGAAGGGGAAGGTCCTCTTCATCGACGCTCGGACGGAAGTCGCGCGGGAACAGAGCCAGTCGTTCCTGCGTGGCCGCCACCAGCAGAAGATCCTCGCTGCCTATGAGGGCTTTGAGGAGCAAGACGGCTTCGCTGCGGTGGCCACGCTCGACGAGATCGGCGACAAGGGGAACAGCCTCGCCATCCCGCTCTATGTCAGCCGCAACGGCGTGGACGAGTCAGCCGAAGCTGTAGGCGTCATCGACGCAATCGACGCCTGGCGGGCCTCGGCAGCGGAGGCGGACCGCGCCATCGGTGACGTGCTCGCCATGCTGCGGCAGGAGGTAGCCAAGTGA
- a CDS encoding stress response protein — MSEETWLAARLIPTSGINGAEEQERRATSALLAVMSAVREFGRVLTQSLGAPAGTVQTFIEVPFKLGNQQLFPDGLIRVTRGQRQWTALVEVKTGSNALRAEQVEAYLDIAREQGFDALITISNEIAPVPGQHPTTIDRRKLRKVALYHLPWTEILTQAVIQKEYRGVADPDQAWVLGELIRYLEHPRSGALEFSDMGPAWVPVRDGVSAGTLRAGDGGAAEVAGRFDALIRYACLRLGRQLGTDVTPALSRRDLADPAARTQSLVNQLVTTGTLTGSIRIPGAVGHLHVTADLRAGQIVCHVDVDAPRTGRPTTRVNWLVRQLKDAPETVRIEAFAMHARGGGATDLLRQVRAEPTTLITDPARELRAFRVAQSTAAGTKRGSGRGAFIDSVLRAIDDFYEQIIQNLKPWMPAPPRLRTPDDVTPVQPVAASLVSTAISSQDSPDLDTASVAGDNQPRR, encoded by the coding sequence ATGTCCGAGGAGACCTGGCTCGCGGCCCGCCTGATCCCCACGTCCGGCATCAACGGCGCGGAGGAGCAGGAACGCCGGGCGACGTCCGCCCTATTGGCGGTGATGAGCGCGGTACGGGAGTTCGGGCGGGTGCTGACCCAGTCCCTCGGCGCACCGGCCGGCACGGTGCAGACCTTCATCGAGGTGCCGTTCAAGCTCGGTAACCAGCAGCTCTTTCCGGACGGCCTCATCCGCGTCACGCGCGGGCAGCGGCAGTGGACCGCGCTGGTGGAGGTGAAGACCGGCAGCAACGCGCTGCGGGCCGAGCAGGTGGAGGCGTACCTGGACATCGCCCGCGAGCAGGGCTTCGACGCTCTCATCACGATCTCCAACGAGATCGCCCCCGTGCCGGGCCAGCATCCGACCACGATCGATCGCCGGAAGCTGCGCAAGGTCGCGCTCTACCACCTGCCCTGGACGGAGATCCTGACTCAGGCGGTGATCCAGAAGGAGTACCGCGGCGTCGCCGACCCGGACCAGGCATGGGTCCTGGGCGAGCTGATCAGGTACCTCGAACACCCGCGCTCGGGGGCGCTGGAGTTCAGCGACATGGGACCGGCGTGGGTCCCCGTACGCGACGGGGTGTCGGCCGGGACGCTGCGGGCCGGCGACGGCGGCGCGGCGGAGGTGGCCGGCCGCTTCGACGCCCTGATCCGCTACGCCTGCCTGCGCCTCGGCCGACAGTTGGGCACCGACGTCACGCCCGCGCTGAGCCGCCGTGACCTCGCCGACCCGGCCGCACGCACCCAGTCGCTGGTCAACCAGCTCGTCACCACCGGGACCCTGACCGGGAGCATCAGGATTCCGGGCGCGGTCGGCCACCTCCACGTCACCGCCGATCTGCGGGCCGGGCAGATCGTCTGCCACGTCGACGTGGACGCTCCCCGCACCGGCAGACCGACCACCAGGGTGAACTGGCTGGTCCGCCAACTGAAGGACGCGCCGGAGACGGTACGGATCGAGGCGTTCGCCATGCACGCCCGCGGGGGTGGCGCGACGGACCTCCTGCGGCAGGTCCGCGCCGAGCCCACCACGCTGATCACCGACCCCGCCCGTGAGCTGCGGGCGTTCCGGGTCGCGCAGAGCACGGCGGCGGGCACCAAGCGGGGCAGCGGGCGGGGCGCCTTCATCGATTCCGTGCTGCGCGCGATCGACGACTTCTACGAGCAGATCATCCAGAACCTGAAGCCCTGGATGCCCGCACCGCCGCGCCTGCGTACGCCGGACGACGTCACGCCCGTGCAGCCGGTCGCCGCGAGCCTGGT
- a CDS encoding restriction endonuclease subunit S, protein MSLNLDKSGWKRVALGDVIRHVTDRVDPETSGLERFLAGEHIPSNSLHITDWGVIGRDPIGPMFYKRFRPGHVLYVSRRSYLRKTAVPDFEGITGEKTFVLETCDPSILLQEFMPFLLSSELFHFYAVANSRGSVNPYINWTDLANYQFDLPPIHEQERIAAILWMTEDAVRVARHVKNCATAAVRELGSSLLSRFEWRASLGDVLTGIAAGRSLPGSSAPARDGKYGVLKVSAIGEEGFIAAENKELLDQRGFSSECQIFGGDLLVTRANTSAYVGRSCIVPADHPNLMLSDKTLRLDVREAVVTRSFVYEYLQVPRTRAEIASVATGTGAAMKNISQKDVRRLAFPAIPLTDQARFLEKMAQARAAVVCAQRDVDNARELQARLLQEVCQ, encoded by the coding sequence GTGAGCCTCAATCTGGACAAGAGCGGCTGGAAGCGCGTCGCGCTCGGAGACGTGATCAGGCACGTCACCGACCGGGTAGACCCGGAAACGTCGGGTCTGGAGCGTTTCCTCGCCGGAGAACACATCCCCAGCAACAGCCTCCACATCACGGATTGGGGCGTCATCGGGCGCGACCCCATCGGCCCGATGTTCTACAAGCGCTTCCGACCGGGCCACGTGCTCTACGTGTCGCGTCGTTCCTACCTGCGTAAGACGGCCGTGCCTGACTTTGAGGGGATCACCGGCGAGAAAACGTTCGTGCTTGAAACCTGTGATCCGAGCATCCTGCTTCAGGAATTCATGCCATTCCTGCTAAGTTCGGAACTGTTTCACTTTTATGCGGTGGCGAATTCGCGCGGATCTGTAAACCCCTACATCAACTGGACGGATCTGGCGAACTATCAGTTCGATTTGCCGCCCATTCATGAACAGGAGCGTATTGCGGCCATCCTTTGGATGACGGAGGACGCTGTTCGCGTTGCCCGCCATGTGAAGAATTGTGCAACTGCGGCGGTGCGAGAACTGGGCTCGTCTTTGCTCTCTCGATTCGAGTGGCGCGCATCCCTCGGTGACGTCTTGACGGGGATTGCGGCGGGTCGCAGCCTTCCTGGATCTTCGGCCCCCGCTAGGGACGGGAAGTACGGAGTCCTGAAGGTAAGTGCCATCGGCGAGGAAGGGTTTATTGCGGCCGAGAATAAAGAGTTGCTAGATCAAAGGGGGTTTTCGTCGGAGTGTCAAATCTTTGGTGGTGACCTCCTCGTGACACGCGCGAACACTTCGGCCTACGTCGGACGCTCATGTATTGTTCCTGCGGATCATCCAAATCTGATGCTTAGTGACAAGACGCTTCGGTTGGACGTAAGGGAAGCGGTGGTTACTCGCAGTTTCGTATATGAGTACCTCCAAGTGCCGCGTACTCGGGCGGAAATCGCTTCGGTTGCCACTGGAACCGGGGCGGCGATGAAAAATATTTCCCAAAAGGATGTGCGTCGGCTTGCGTTTCCAGCGATTCCGCTGACGGACCAGGCGCGATTCCTGGAAAAAATGGCTCAGGCAAGGGCAGCTGTCGTTTGCGCTCAGCGTGACGTTGACAATGCTCGCGAATTGCAGGCGCGGCTCCTTCAGGAGGTGTGCCAGTGA
- a CDS encoding helix-turn-helix domain-containing protein — protein MAEDMGSTVPRRQLGRALRQLRTEAGVTLDAAAEALECSRQKVWRIESGLGSARGVDVRAMCQLYDANAELTGALAALASETKTKGWWHAYGDAIPDWFELYVSLEQSAGRLRFYYDAMVPGLFQTREYAHAVYQHRSEVSDEERERLVEVRLQRQALLSRRLPPAPRCEVVLSEAALLRVVGSSETMAGQLRHLAALSERPNVSVRVLPLMAGLHRGVEAGTFVMLAFPAGNRATPEPPVVYSESWTGALYLDRPQELAAYEKVWASIDELALDHSLSRRLVDKIIGEVHHG, from the coding sequence TTGGCGGAGGACATGGGTTCGACGGTGCCGCGACGGCAGCTCGGCCGGGCGCTGCGGCAGTTGCGCACCGAGGCCGGGGTGACGCTCGACGCGGCGGCCGAGGCGCTGGAGTGCAGCCGGCAGAAGGTGTGGCGGATCGAGAGCGGCCTCGGGTCGGCGCGCGGGGTCGACGTGCGGGCGATGTGCCAGCTCTACGACGCGAACGCGGAGTTGACCGGCGCGCTGGCCGCGCTGGCGAGCGAGACGAAGACGAAGGGTTGGTGGCACGCCTACGGCGACGCCATCCCGGACTGGTTCGAGCTGTACGTCAGCCTGGAACAGTCAGCCGGTCGGCTCCGGTTCTACTACGACGCAATGGTGCCTGGTCTCTTCCAGACAAGGGAATACGCGCACGCGGTGTACCAGCACCGGTCCGAGGTGAGCGACGAGGAGCGGGAACGCCTGGTCGAGGTCCGGCTGCAACGCCAAGCGTTGTTGAGCCGCCGGTTGCCGCCTGCCCCACGTTGCGAAGTCGTACTCTCCGAGGCGGCGCTGCTGCGGGTCGTCGGGAGCAGCGAGACGATGGCAGGTCAGTTGCGTCACCTGGCAGCCCTGAGCGAGCGACCGAACGTCTCCGTTCGCGTGCTACCGCTCATGGCCGGACTGCATCGAGGCGTCGAAGCGGGCACGTTCGTCATGTTGGCGTTCCCCGCCGGCAACCGGGCAACGCCCGAGCCGCCAGTCGTCTACAGCGAATCGTGGACCGGCGCGCTGTATCTCGACCGACCCCAGGAACTCGCCGCATATGAGAAAGTCTGGGCGAGCATCGATGAGCTTGCTCTCGACCACAGCCTGTCGAGACGGTTGGTCGATAAGATCATCGGGGAGGTTCACCATGGCTGA